In the Gopherus flavomarginatus isolate rGopFla2 chromosome 6, rGopFla2.mat.asm, whole genome shotgun sequence genome, one interval contains:
- the FAM241B gene encoding protein FAM241B isoform X2: MVQILANGDIVQDDDPRVRANAQHRENTSRQEFFNMAPNAGHAPLQQRAARPRGHSPFSELNQQLVNMGFPLWNLGNQVVEPVMSILLLFLLMMVGVRGLLLVGLIYVVSHLSQR; encoded by the exons ATGGTCCAGATTTTAGCCAACGGAGATATTGTACAGGATGATGACCCCCGGGTGAGAGCAAATGCTCAGCACAGGGAGAACACCTCCCGGCAG GAGTTTTTCAACATGGCGCCTAATGCAGGCCATGCTCCACTGCAGCAGCGGGCTGCCAGGCCTAGGGGGCACTCTCCGTTTTCGGAACTGAACCAGCAGCTAGTGAACATGGGATTCCCCCTCTGGAACCTCGGTAACCAGGTGGTGGAGCCGGTGATGTCTATCCTGCTGCTTTTCCTCCTCATGATGGTGGGCGTGCGTGGCCTCCTGTTGGTGGGTCTTATCTACGTGGTCTCACACCTGAGCCAGCGGTGA